The following are encoded in a window of uncultured Sphaerochaeta sp. genomic DNA:
- a CDS encoding NAD(P)H-hydrate dehydratase, with protein sequence MKRLVPSSEVSDIDAKAQSQANIPALCLMESAGLQIYQKWKSQLTCSDRLVFLCGGGNNGGDALVVARYAYNDGFHNMLLVYTGAHISPSCEVQRSIAEAYMIPQFDWDAANDSDRHALFENASWIVDGLVGTGLKGSLKKSLQTLVLQANQSPAKRLAIDIPSAVGDDVPVSSVHIHADMTVTMGKEKVAMYHPANRASCGRILLVNPSFPPFLLDQCKATALLCERVSATLPSLALNEYKSTRGHIAIFGGSKQYTGAARLSARTAFSSRAGLVTLFCDEEVYPVAVSESASVMVQVYETQNLEKYDAILAGPGWGEGRVSLLETLLASGLPMVLDADGIRAYASILEQGKFPSHGPMILTPHLGELRTIVRALFPDEAQDVAKDDTPSSFFRVLERTASHLDATLVVKSQLVYVTSPGKHTVVVEGNNPSLGVAGSGDVLSGILAALLAKLRDCARVALEGTLIHQRAGNLAAAQYGYYDSDALISFVGRAIQEAER encoded by the coding sequence CTGATCGTCTGGTTTTTCTCTGTGGTGGGGGCAATAATGGTGGTGATGCATTGGTAGTTGCCCGTTATGCATACAATGATGGCTTTCATAACATGCTATTGGTTTATACCGGGGCACATATCTCACCATCTTGTGAGGTTCAACGTAGTATTGCCGAAGCCTATATGATCCCTCAGTTTGACTGGGATGCTGCAAATGATTCTGATCGTCATGCATTATTTGAAAATGCTTCCTGGATTGTGGATGGCTTGGTAGGCACGGGCCTGAAAGGATCGTTGAAGAAATCTCTGCAGACCCTGGTTTTACAAGCGAATCAGAGTCCTGCAAAACGATTGGCCATCGATATTCCCAGTGCTGTAGGGGATGATGTTCCTGTCTCCTCTGTCCATATACACGCAGACATGACGGTAACGATGGGCAAGGAGAAGGTGGCAATGTACCACCCTGCCAATCGGGCTTCCTGTGGACGTATTCTCTTGGTGAATCCTTCCTTCCCTCCATTTCTCCTCGATCAGTGTAAAGCGACTGCACTGCTGTGTGAGCGTGTGAGTGCAACGCTGCCATCACTTGCTCTGAATGAGTACAAGTCCACGAGAGGCCATATAGCGATTTTTGGAGGTAGCAAACAGTACACTGGAGCTGCTCGTCTATCAGCCCGTACTGCCTTTTCCTCAAGGGCAGGGTTGGTGACCTTGTTTTGTGACGAGGAAGTGTACCCGGTGGCTGTTTCTGAATCAGCTTCCGTCATGGTTCAGGTGTATGAAACACAGAACCTGGAGAAATATGATGCAATTCTAGCCGGACCAGGGTGGGGAGAGGGAAGGGTATCCCTGCTGGAGACCCTGCTTGCCTCAGGATTACCCATGGTTCTTGATGCTGACGGGATCAGGGCCTATGCGTCTATACTTGAACAGGGGAAGTTTCCTTCCCATGGCCCTATGATACTTACGCCACATCTAGGGGAGCTCAGGACGATTGTGAGGGCGCTCTTTCCTGATGAGGCCCAAGATGTGGCCAAGGATGATACTCCCTCTTCGTTCTTCAGGGTTTTGGAGCGTACAGCCTCTCACCTTGATGCCACACTCGTGGTAAAAAGTCAGTTGGTATATGTGACTTCTCCTGGAAAACATACTGTAGTGGTGGAGGGTAACAACCCATCCTTGGGAGTAGCGGGGAGCGGGGATGTCCTCTCAGGCATTCTTGCTGCACTGCTCGCCAAACTTCGTGATTGTGCCCGGGTAGCACTTGAAGGTACCTTGATCCATCAGCGAGCAGGAAACCTAGCAGCAGCCCAGTATGGATACTATGACAGCGATGCACTCATCTCCTTTGTAGGAAGGGCCATACAGGAGGCAGAACGGTGA
- a CDS encoding NUDIX domain-containing protein: MQERVTTAGILVQEGKYLVAKREEKGSIGGLWEFPGGKNRYTETEEETLIREFQEELGLSVSVGPLVHSHDFINKDTRYHLKAYLVSAPPISHLDLLVHSEFRWVALQDLPSYEFAPSDQEIVKTLLSTEPNKG; this comes from the coding sequence ATGCAGGAACGGGTTACAACAGCGGGTATCTTGGTACAAGAGGGGAAGTATCTTGTCGCAAAAAGAGAGGAAAAGGGGTCTATTGGGGGGCTTTGGGAGTTCCCTGGTGGAAAGAACCGCTATACGGAAACTGAAGAGGAGACACTTATACGAGAATTCCAGGAGGAACTTGGTTTATCAGTCTCAGTGGGTCCTCTTGTTCACTCACATGATTTCATCAACAAGGATACCCGGTATCATCTGAAGGCTTATCTGGTGTCAGCTCCCCCCATAAGCCATCTTGATTTATTGGTTCATAGTGAGTTTCGCTGGGTCGCCTTACAGGATCTACCATCCTATGAATTTGCTCCAAGTGACCAGGAGATTGTAAAGACGTTGCTTTCCACTGAACCCAACAAGGGTTGA
- a CDS encoding mechanosensitive ion channel domain-containing protein, translating to MDILGSFSSTIIAVLGTILLVVIIHFVFRKTVESSKRWPYQRQFLVFLIVLVGLFMSIAFLPIHNEVKNQILSILGILLSAIIALSSTTLVSNAMAGLMLRVTGEFRGGDFIEVGTLVGRVTDLAIFHTEIQLINRDVVSLPNLYLVQQSVHVTRRDGTFINLAVSIGYTVSRVEVEEALLEASKKCGLTDGFVFIETFLDHAISYRLYGLLKESGERLSKLSELHKTVLDVFCERGIEIASPALNDRRELGKDSLYLPKVSSKNEKPNKETITAEKVAFDKADEAQSIEDLKQQLEKATKKLEGATKTAKEKLEKQIKVLEEEITKREEKKSEEA from the coding sequence ATGGACATTTTAGGTTCGTTCTCCAGTACGATAATTGCTGTACTTGGTACCATTCTCTTGGTCGTTATTATCCATTTTGTGTTCAGAAAGACTGTGGAAAGTTCAAAGCGTTGGCCATACCAACGCCAGTTTCTGGTATTCTTGATTGTCTTAGTCGGACTGTTCATGTCCATCGCATTCCTCCCCATCCATAATGAGGTGAAAAACCAGATACTCAGCATCTTGGGAATATTACTCAGTGCAATTATTGCGCTCTCCTCGACAACCTTGGTAAGTAATGCCATGGCAGGACTCATGCTTCGTGTTACGGGTGAATTCCGTGGTGGTGATTTTATTGAAGTAGGGACACTCGTTGGTCGCGTTACAGACTTGGCGATTTTCCACACAGAAATCCAATTAATCAATCGTGATGTGGTAAGTCTTCCCAATCTCTACCTGGTCCAACAATCCGTTCATGTAACAAGAAGGGATGGCACATTCATCAACCTCGCTGTCTCGATCGGGTATACTGTAAGTAGGGTAGAAGTGGAGGAAGCCCTATTGGAAGCATCGAAGAAATGTGGGCTTACCGATGGATTTGTGTTCATTGAAACCTTCCTTGACCATGCAATCTCTTATCGATTGTATGGACTTCTTAAAGAGTCAGGGGAGAGGTTGAGTAAGCTCAGTGAGCTTCATAAGACGGTGCTGGATGTATTCTGTGAGAGAGGGATAGAGATTGCATCCCCTGCATTGAATGATAGAAGAGAGCTTGGGAAGGACAGCTTGTACCTCCCGAAGGTTTCAAGCAAGAATGAGAAACCAAACAAAGAGACAATCACTGCAGAGAAGGTAGCCTTCGACAAGGCAGATGAGGCACAATCCATAGAAGATTTGAAACAACAACTGGAGAAAGCAACCAAGAAACTCGAGGGAGCTACGAAGACTGCAAAAGAGAAATTGGAGAAACAGATCAAAGTATTGGAAGAAGAGATAACCAAACGGGAAGAGAAGAAAAGCGAAGAAGCATAG
- a CDS encoding LacI family DNA-binding transcriptional regulator, whose amino-acid sequence MTISEIAKLANVSIGTVDRVLHKRGRVAPKTVEKVMSIIDEHGYQPNTYARNLKLSKQFTIGVLLPLLHSEYGYWNLMYEGILKAAKELSPLAVTIDMLEFDRTKEGSLLAQGRRILDKPIDALLLAPVVPAEAETLLADHPTLDYAFIDSPLPDSTPVCSVIQNPYQGGYVAGRMMHLLQPNGGTLLAVQTHRAAYNSAERVRGFLSYFADKPGYSTYDMEIHFGGEDPLGELDTFYRNHPDMSGIFVVNDAIHRVAELVVQLGRKSQTIMVGYDAIAQNCKAMTNKYVDCLLSQRPEYQGYTAIYQLYRKGLLNQLPETTICVPIDIILPENVMMEQETCLKP is encoded by the coding sequence ATGACTATATCTGAGATTGCCAAACTAGCGAACGTTTCAATAGGGACTGTTGACCGGGTACTCCATAAACGAGGAAGGGTTGCTCCCAAGACTGTCGAGAAAGTGATGAGCATCATCGATGAGCACGGATACCAACCAAACACCTATGCAAGAAATCTCAAGCTGAGCAAACAATTTACCATCGGCGTGCTACTTCCTCTTCTCCACAGCGAGTACGGTTATTGGAATCTGATGTATGAAGGAATCCTGAAAGCAGCAAAGGAACTATCCCCCCTGGCTGTAACGATCGATATGCTTGAGTTCGACAGAACAAAGGAAGGATCCCTATTGGCACAGGGCAGACGAATCCTGGATAAGCCAATTGATGCACTACTGTTGGCCCCTGTCGTCCCAGCAGAGGCAGAGACCTTGCTTGCAGACCACCCTACCCTCGATTACGCATTCATTGATAGCCCACTACCTGATTCAACTCCGGTGTGCAGCGTTATCCAGAATCCTTACCAAGGAGGATATGTTGCAGGCAGGATGATGCACCTGCTCCAACCGAATGGAGGCACACTGCTTGCGGTACAGACCCATCGTGCTGCATATAACTCGGCTGAACGGGTACGTGGTTTTCTCAGCTACTTTGCAGATAAACCTGGCTATTCAACATATGATATGGAAATTCACTTTGGAGGAGAGGATCCACTGGGAGAACTTGACACATTTTACAGGAACCACCCCGACATGAGTGGTATCTTTGTTGTCAATGATGCAATTCACAGAGTAGCGGAACTCGTGGTACAGCTTGGCAGGAAAAGCCAGACCATCATGGTCGGATATGATGCTATTGCACAAAACTGCAAGGCCATGACCAACAAGTATGTCGATTGTCTGCTCTCCCAGCGCCCAGAGTACCAGGGGTATACGGCAATCTACCAGTTGTATCGAAAAGGGTTGCTGAACCAGCTACCCGAAACAACCATATGCGTTCCAATTGATATAATTCTCCCAGAGAATGTAATGATGGAACAAGAAACTTGCCTCAAGCCGTAA
- the araA gene encoding L-arabinose isomerase → MQRKSIDMYEFWFLVGSQFLYGPETLNEVASHAQQMVEGLNASGKLPCKVVYKATLKTPEEIEQCIKDANYDDTCAGIITWMHTFSPSKMWINGFSLLQKPYCHLHTQFNRMIPDTEIDMDFMNLNQSAHGDREHGFIAARMRMGRKIITGFWEDDEVQKKLGSWMRSAIGAIESRKLKVMRFGDNMRNVAVTEGDKVGVQMQLGWQVNTWGVGDLIKEIEAVTDAEVDAQMDAYKEKYEFSTKDMETVRYQAREEVAMRHFFEREGISAFSNTFEDLQAMRQLPGLASQDLMAEGYGYGGEGDWKVSAMTSLVKRMTEGMEGGTTFMEDYTYHMEKGNELSLGAHMLEICPSITKEKARIEVHELGIGGKEPPARLVFEGHPGNAILASLIDMGGRLRLIVNEIEVVKPIYKMPNLPVARVMWKPEPDLYQAAHLWMLAGGAHHAVLSYDATAEMLEDWCEIMGIEFVHIHKDVTVASMKQQLFLSDLAWKLK, encoded by the coding sequence ATGCAAAGAAAATCAATTGATATGTATGAATTCTGGTTTTTGGTAGGATCACAATTCCTGTACGGACCAGAGACACTCAATGAAGTAGCAAGTCACGCACAGCAGATGGTAGAGGGATTGAATGCCTCTGGCAAGCTGCCTTGCAAGGTTGTATATAAAGCGACACTCAAGACTCCTGAAGAAATTGAGCAATGCATCAAGGACGCAAATTATGATGATACCTGTGCAGGAATCATCACCTGGATGCACACATTTTCCCCATCAAAGATGTGGATCAATGGTTTTTCCCTGTTGCAGAAGCCATATTGCCATCTCCATACCCAGTTCAACCGCATGATACCCGATACGGAAATTGATATGGATTTCATGAATTTGAATCAGTCTGCCCATGGGGACCGTGAACATGGTTTCATTGCTGCAAGGATGCGTATGGGTCGAAAGATCATCACTGGGTTCTGGGAAGATGATGAAGTCCAGAAAAAGCTTGGTTCCTGGATGCGCTCAGCAATTGGTGCAATAGAGAGCAGAAAGCTGAAGGTTATGCGATTCGGTGACAATATGAGGAATGTTGCAGTCACTGAAGGTGATAAGGTCGGGGTGCAAATGCAGCTTGGCTGGCAGGTGAATACTTGGGGTGTAGGTGACTTGATCAAGGAGATCGAAGCGGTCACTGATGCTGAGGTGGACGCCCAGATGGATGCGTATAAAGAGAAATATGAGTTCTCCACCAAAGATATGGAAACTGTTCGCTACCAGGCCCGTGAAGAGGTTGCCATGCGACATTTCTTCGAGCGGGAAGGAATCTCTGCTTTCTCAAATACATTCGAGGATCTGCAGGCTATGCGACAGTTGCCGGGTCTTGCAAGTCAGGATCTGATGGCCGAGGGGTACGGCTACGGTGGGGAAGGGGACTGGAAAGTTTCTGCCATGACCAGCTTGGTTAAGAGGATGACCGAAGGTATGGAAGGTGGTACTACCTTCATGGAAGACTATACCTACCATATGGAGAAAGGCAATGAGCTCTCACTTGGGGCACATATGCTTGAGATCTGTCCTTCTATCACCAAGGAGAAAGCACGGATTGAGGTTCATGAACTAGGAATTGGGGGGAAGGAACCTCCTGCCCGTCTTGTTTTTGAAGGCCATCCAGGAAACGCAATACTTGCCTCCTTGATTGACATGGGAGGACGCCTGCGACTGATAGTGAATGAGATCGAGGTAGTGAAACCTATCTACAAGATGCCGAACCTTCCTGTTGCAAGAGTCATGTGGAAACCTGAACCAGATCTGTATCAAGCAGCACATCTGTGGATGCTCGCAGGCGGTGCCCACCATGCAGTGCTGAGTTATGATGCCACTGCAGAGATGCTTGAAGATTGGTGCGAGATCATGGGTATTGAGTTTGTACATATCCATAAGGATGTCACCGTTGCTTCCATGAAGCAGCAGTTGTTCCTCTCTGATCTTGCTTGGAAGCTCAAGTAA
- a CDS encoding FGGY-family carbohydrate kinase, with product MLKNAITQEIVNGQTMLGIELGSTRIKAVLINSENQPIAQGGHDWENTLFNGIWTYSLEDVWKGISTCFANLQKEVQSNYGVPLKKLKSMGVSAMMHGYLAFDEKRQLLVPFRTWRNTITAKAAEELSDLFDYPVPERWSISHLYHAILSGEEHVGDISFLTTLSGYVHWQLTGEKVLGIGDASGMFPIDTASGHYDTEMLDRFANQIQDRKYSWDLLSILPSILPAGEQAGVLSKQGAALIDPSGMLEAGTPLCPPEGDAGTGMVATNSVKKRTGNVSAGTSVFAMIVLEKPLSKSYNKFIDRVTTPDGSLVAMSHGNNCTGEYDAWMRLFNEVVQTLGFSVSKGEFYDKLLFKALEGDKDCGGLLPYNYISGETMTDINEGRPLFVRETKNSFTLANFMRSQLFTALGVLRIGMDILFEEEHVAIDAINGHGGFFKTAEVGQKMMASALHTPISVLKTAGEGGAWGIALLAAYMAQKKDETLSEYLDSKVFASAEVTTVEPTEEDIAGFNAFLARYKQGLPVEKAAVAHLK from the coding sequence ATGCTGAAGAATGCAATTACACAAGAGATTGTCAATGGCCAGACAATGCTCGGTATTGAACTTGGTTCCACAAGAATCAAGGCAGTTTTGATCAACTCGGAAAACCAGCCCATCGCCCAAGGGGGGCATGACTGGGAAAACACCTTATTCAATGGAATCTGGACCTACAGTCTTGAGGATGTATGGAAAGGCATCTCAACCTGCTTTGCCAATCTCCAGAAAGAGGTTCAGAGCAACTATGGTGTCCCACTGAAGAAACTAAAATCAATGGGTGTCAGTGCAATGATGCATGGCTATCTTGCCTTTGATGAAAAGAGACAACTCCTTGTTCCCTTCAGAACCTGGAGAAATACGATTACGGCCAAGGCAGCAGAAGAATTGAGTGACCTCTTCGATTATCCTGTTCCAGAGCGCTGGTCCATCAGCCATCTCTACCATGCAATTCTCAGTGGGGAAGAACATGTGGGAGATATATCATTCCTTACCACCCTTTCAGGATATGTTCACTGGCAGCTTACCGGAGAGAAAGTACTGGGCATTGGTGATGCTTCAGGTATGTTCCCGATTGATACAGCAAGTGGACACTATGATACTGAAATGCTTGACCGATTCGCAAACCAGATACAAGACCGCAAGTACAGCTGGGATCTTCTCTCCATTCTACCCTCCATTCTACCAGCAGGTGAGCAGGCAGGTGTATTGAGCAAGCAAGGTGCGGCCTTGATTGATCCAAGCGGTATGCTGGAAGCAGGTACCCCACTCTGCCCTCCCGAGGGAGATGCAGGTACTGGAATGGTTGCAACCAATTCTGTGAAGAAGCGAACCGGAAATGTATCAGCTGGTACTTCCGTTTTTGCCATGATTGTCCTGGAGAAGCCTCTTTCCAAGAGCTACAACAAGTTCATTGACCGGGTCACCACCCCTGATGGGTCACTGGTGGCAATGAGCCATGGCAACAACTGTACCGGCGAGTATGACGCCTGGATGAGACTGTTCAATGAAGTGGTACAGACTCTTGGATTCTCAGTTTCCAAGGGAGAGTTCTATGACAAGCTCCTATTCAAGGCACTGGAAGGAGACAAGGATTGTGGTGGACTCTTGCCGTACAACTATATCAGCGGGGAAACGATGACTGATATCAATGAAGGTCGTCCTCTTTTTGTCCGAGAAACCAAGAACTCCTTCACCCTTGCAAATTTCATGCGTTCCCAACTCTTCACAGCGCTTGGGGTACTAAGAATCGGCATGGATATTCTCTTTGAAGAGGAACATGTGGCAATCGACGCCATCAACGGACATGGAGGCTTCTTCAAGACAGCGGAAGTTGGACAGAAGATGATGGCAAGTGCCCTGCATACCCCAATTTCTGTGTTGAAGACAGCAGGAGAAGGTGGGGCTTGGGGCATCGCACTGCTTGCTGCCTATATGGCGCAGAAGAAAGATGAAACACTCTCTGAATACCTCGATTCAAAGGTATTTGCCTCTGCTGAGGTAACAACCGTAGAACCGACTGAAGAGGATATTGCTGGCTTCAACGCATTCCTTGCACGATACAAGCAGGGTCTTCCAGTTGAGAAAGCGGCTGTGGCTCATCTAAAATAA
- a CDS encoding glucose-1-phosphate adenylyltransferase — protein MRTREKTIAIVLGGGKGTRLYPLTMDRAKPAVPFAGKYRLVDIPISNCINSEIRQIYILTQFNSASLHNHISNTYIFDTFSNGFVEILAAEQTNQTDTWYQGTADAVRKNMKHFHDQNADYYIILSGDQLYRMDLGQMLDRHIKSGAELTIASKPISREQATGLGIIGCDKEGMITDFYEKPAIDLDISEYKVGDDFMFSSLGVHVGPSNEYLASMGIYIFNAQTMEEVLNNDKTDFGREIIPDVIKQRKVATYLFDGFWEDIGTIKAFYETNLDLASINPQFNFYDERMPIYTHRRHLPATKVNFCNISNSLTSEGSIITNAYIVNSIIGVRTIIESGASLDGVYCMGASFYETLEQKAENAKKGIPNIGIGRGTIIRKAIIDQNARIGDGCRIGIDDIPRQEGDFAMYSIHDGIIVINKNAIIKNGTVM, from the coding sequence ATGCGAACTAGAGAAAAAACGATTGCGATTGTACTTGGCGGGGGAAAAGGTACCAGGCTGTACCCTCTCACCATGGATCGTGCCAAACCTGCAGTTCCCTTCGCTGGAAAGTACCGATTGGTGGATATTCCAATCTCGAACTGTATCAACAGTGAAATCAGGCAGATTTACATCCTCACCCAGTTCAACTCCGCCTCTCTTCACAACCATATCTCCAATACCTATATCTTCGACACCTTCTCAAACGGGTTTGTCGAGATTCTTGCTGCAGAGCAGACTAATCAAACCGATACCTGGTATCAAGGTACTGCGGATGCTGTTCGTAAGAACATGAAGCACTTCCACGACCAGAATGCTGACTACTACATCATTCTCAGTGGAGACCAACTCTACAGAATGGACCTTGGACAAATGCTCGACAGACATATCAAGAGCGGTGCAGAACTGACCATTGCATCCAAGCCCATCAGCAGGGAGCAGGCAACAGGGTTGGGTATCATCGGCTGCGACAAGGAAGGAATGATTACCGACTTCTATGAGAAACCAGCCATCGACCTGGATATCAGCGAATACAAGGTTGGTGATGATTTCATGTTCTCTTCCTTGGGAGTACATGTAGGCCCAAGCAATGAGTATCTTGCAAGCATGGGTATCTACATTTTTAACGCACAGACGATGGAAGAGGTATTGAACAACGACAAGACGGATTTTGGAAGAGAGATCATTCCCGATGTCATCAAGCAACGGAAAGTTGCCACCTACCTCTTTGATGGGTTTTGGGAGGATATTGGAACGATCAAGGCATTCTATGAGACCAATCTTGATCTGGCCTCGATCAATCCACAGTTCAACTTCTATGACGAAAGAATGCCGATCTACACCCACCGTAGACACTTGCCTGCTACGAAGGTGAATTTCTGCAATATATCAAACTCACTTACCAGTGAGGGATCGATTATAACCAATGCCTACATCGTGAACTCTATCATCGGTGTACGTACCATTATTGAATCCGGAGCCTCCCTTGATGGTGTCTACTGTATGGGTGCCTCTTTCTATGAGACACTGGAACAGAAGGCCGAGAATGCGAAGAAAGGCATTCCCAATATAGGTATTGGAAGGGGAACCATTATCCGAAAGGCCATCATCGACCAGAATGCCCGTATCGGTGATGGATGCCGGATAGGAATTGATGACATCCCTCGCCAGGAAGGGGATTTTGCCATGTATTCCATTCATGATGGGATTATCGTCATCAACAAGAATGCCATTATCAAGAATGGAACGGTAATGTAA
- a CDS encoding glycogen/starch synthase: MNICMVSSESVPFSKSGGLADVVGALSGALAMVGEEVRVVLPLYGSVDRTSFTDLPFQGEVSLLGSTESVTFCETRLGKVTYYFVQHPFYTDRKGIYGDTSFTPYHDNLKRFTLLNKAALVLCKLLDWKVDIMHCHDWTCGFLPYLLSLHDDPFYQKTKSVMTIHNLAYQGEFSRLELLSTDILPDNRMFSGETPTKRTNMLKTGLEFADRITTVSPTYAKEIQSKEYGCSLDGLLTERSAVLDGIINGIDPEEWNPETDPFIEHHFSAHSQQGKQAIKAELQEEFNLPKDPSIPLFAMISRLAEQKGFVELLEGSPCALERMLQKHTMQMILIGTGDSAMEIKLRELGERYENLSVNILFSNKAAHRLEAGADFFLMPSRYEPCGLNQLYSLRYGTLPVARKTGGLADSIIDLDERPKEGTGILFESMSARGILEAVERAIHWWEKGPKTLQTIRERCMLWDSSWERSAKAYQTVYRSSLRGK, translated from the coding sequence ATGAATATATGTATGGTATCGAGTGAATCTGTCCCCTTCTCTAAATCAGGGGGGCTTGCAGACGTAGTTGGGGCACTATCGGGAGCCCTCGCCATGGTTGGCGAAGAGGTCCGAGTAGTGCTTCCTCTCTATGGGAGTGTCGATAGAACATCCTTCACCGATTTACCGTTTCAAGGAGAGGTCTCTCTTCTAGGAAGTACCGAGTCAGTAACTTTCTGCGAGACTCGTCTTGGAAAGGTGACGTATTACTTTGTACAACACCCTTTTTACACGGACAGGAAGGGGATTTATGGCGACACCTCTTTTACCCCGTACCACGACAACCTGAAACGATTCACTCTCTTGAATAAGGCTGCCTTGGTTCTCTGCAAGCTCCTCGACTGGAAAGTCGATATCATGCACTGTCATGATTGGACTTGTGGGTTTCTTCCCTATCTCCTTTCTTTGCATGATGATCCATTTTACCAGAAAACCAAGAGCGTAATGACCATCCACAATCTAGCCTATCAGGGTGAATTCTCACGCTTGGAGTTGCTCAGTACTGACATCTTGCCTGACAACAGGATGTTCAGTGGAGAGACGCCGACCAAGCGTACCAATATGCTGAAAACCGGTTTGGAATTTGCCGATCGAATTACCACCGTCAGCCCAACCTATGCGAAAGAAATCCAAAGCAAAGAGTATGGTTGCTCTTTGGATGGACTGCTTACAGAACGCTCTGCTGTATTGGATGGCATCATCAATGGTATCGATCCAGAAGAGTGGAATCCTGAGACAGACCCTTTCATTGAACATCATTTCTCTGCACATTCTCAGCAAGGAAAGCAGGCTATCAAGGCAGAACTGCAAGAGGAGTTCAATCTTCCGAAGGACCCCTCCATACCACTATTTGCCATGATCAGCCGACTTGCCGAACAAAAGGGATTCGTCGAATTGCTTGAAGGATCTCCCTGTGCCTTGGAGCGGATGCTGCAAAAGCATACCATGCAGATGATCCTCATAGGGACTGGAGACTCTGCGATGGAGATCAAGCTGCGGGAACTCGGGGAGCGATATGAAAATCTCTCAGTGAATATCCTCTTCAGCAACAAGGCGGCTCACCGTCTTGAAGCTGGAGCCGACTTCTTCCTGATGCCCAGCCGATATGAACCATGTGGGCTCAACCAACTGTACAGCCTACGCTATGGCACCTTGCCGGTGGCTCGAAAGACAGGTGGTCTTGCCGACAGCATTATCGATCTGGATGAGAGACCAAAGGAAGGAACCGGCATTCTCTTTGAGAGTATGAGCGCTCGTGGTATACTTGAGGCAGTTGAAAGGGCAATACATTGGTGGGAGAAGGGTCCAAAGACTCTTCAGACCATTCGAGAACGATGCATGCTTTGGGACAGTTCATGGGAACGGTCGGCCAAGGCGTATCAAACAGTATATAGATCCAGCTTAAGGGGGAAATGA
- the trxB gene encoding thioredoxin-disulfide reductase: MIEQDVLIIGSGVAGMSAAQYAARAGRSVTLLESIAPGGQTMYIDMIENYPGFDQPISGYEIGMKFHAQAEAFGANLVYATVSSLKKEGEVFTAETVDGETYKARAVIFATGAKHRHLGVEGEEKYNGKGVSYCGTCDGPFFKGKRILVVGGGDTALTDAIYLSKLSEHITLIHRKDRFRAQDHLVEQIERNKNVEIVMQHTVERINGDGEKVTSVLLNDLANDKQYEREFDAVFIFVGMIPQTELLDKSVLDESGYVLTNERMETSIPGLYAVGDVRDTVFRQLVTAASDGAIAAHCSSEYIDELEGNAYR, from the coding sequence ATGATTGAACAAGATGTACTGATCATTGGATCAGGGGTTGCAGGGATGTCTGCAGCCCAATATGCAGCACGTGCTGGTCGCTCAGTTACCCTGTTGGAGTCTATTGCTCCAGGCGGACAGACCATGTACATCGATATGATAGAGAACTATCCCGGTTTTGATCAGCCAATCAGCGGTTATGAAATTGGTATGAAGTTCCATGCCCAGGCAGAAGCTTTTGGTGCAAACCTTGTCTATGCAACGGTCTCCTCACTCAAGAAAGAGGGAGAGGTTTTCACTGCAGAGACAGTTGACGGGGAAACCTATAAGGCAAGAGCCGTTATCTTTGCCACTGGGGCAAAACACCGACATCTGGGAGTTGAGGGCGAAGAAAAGTACAACGGCAAGGGTGTCTCCTATTGCGGTACTTGTGACGGGCCTTTCTTCAAGGGGAAGAGAATCTTGGTCGTAGGTGGTGGTGATACAGCACTTACTGATGCCATCTATCTTTCCAAGCTCAGTGAACACATCACCCTGATCCACCGTAAGGACCGTTTCAGGGCACAAGATCATCTGGTTGAGCAGATTGAGCGTAACAAGAACGTTGAAATTGTCATGCAGCACACCGTTGAGCGCATCAACGGAGATGGAGAGAAAGTCACCTCTGTCCTGCTCAATGATCTGGCAAATGACAAGCAGTATGAACGTGAGTTTGATGCTGTCTTCATCTTTGTTGGAATGATTCCACAGACGGAACTCCTTGACAAATCAGTGCTTGATGAGAGCGGATATGTTCTTACCAACGAGCGGATGGAGACCTCTATTCCTGGTCTGTATGCGGTAGGAGATGTGAGAGACACTGTGTTCAGGCAGTTGGTAACAGCAGCCAGTGATGGAGCCATTGCTGCCCACTGTTCAAGTGAGTATATCGACGAATTGGAGGGAAATGCATACCGTTAG